A region from the Microcella frigidaquae genome encodes:
- a CDS encoding DEAD/DEAH box helicase, which yields MTFSDLGIEPDMVEALATKGIFEPFPIQEQTIPLALGGQDIIGQAKTGTGKTFGFGLPLIQRLGLHPEPGVKALVVVPTRELCVQVTEDLELAASNRDVTIVSIYGGKAYEGQIEQLKAGAQIVVGTPGRLLDLASQRLLSLANVEVMVLDEADKMLDLGFLSDIEKLFAQTKPTRHTMLFSATMPGPIVALARRFMTRPIHIRASDPDEGLTQANIKHIVYRAHALDKDEVVGRILQAEGRGKTVIFTRTKRAAAKLVEELNDRGFNAAAVHGDLNQEQRERAMAAFKAGKKDILIATDVAARGIDVNDVTHVINHTVPDDHDTYLHRAGRTGRAGKTGIAVTFVDWADMHKWALINRALEMGIPEPVETYSSSPHLYTDLDIPEGSKGRLKATPIPKVEKEASRPPRERERTRTRSNGSGGSGGSGGERRERTERAERPAGENATTSGEGGAAKRRRRRRRSGGSGTASEASGNGAAAE from the coding sequence GTGACTTTCTCTGATCTGGGCATCGAGCCCGACATGGTCGAGGCGCTGGCGACGAAGGGCATCTTCGAGCCCTTCCCGATCCAGGAGCAGACCATCCCCCTCGCCCTCGGCGGCCAGGACATCATCGGCCAGGCCAAGACCGGCACCGGCAAGACCTTCGGCTTCGGCCTTCCGCTCATCCAGCGCCTCGGCCTGCACCCCGAGCCGGGCGTCAAGGCGCTCGTCGTCGTGCCGACCCGCGAGTTGTGCGTGCAGGTCACCGAAGACCTCGAGCTCGCCGCCTCGAACCGCGACGTCACGATCGTCTCCATCTACGGCGGCAAGGCCTACGAGGGTCAGATCGAGCAGCTGAAGGCGGGCGCGCAGATCGTGGTCGGCACGCCCGGCCGCCTGCTCGACCTCGCCAGCCAGCGCCTGCTGAGCCTGGCGAACGTCGAGGTCATGGTGCTCGACGAGGCCGACAAGATGCTCGACCTCGGCTTCCTCAGCGACATCGAGAAGCTGTTCGCGCAGACCAAGCCGACCCGGCACACCATGCTCTTCTCGGCCACGATGCCCGGCCCGATCGTCGCCCTCGCGCGACGCTTCATGACGCGGCCCATCCACATCCGCGCGAGCGACCCCGACGAGGGGCTGACGCAGGCGAACATCAAGCACATCGTCTACCGCGCGCACGCCCTCGACAAGGACGAGGTCGTGGGCCGCATCCTGCAGGCGGAGGGCCGCGGAAAGACGGTCATCTTCACCCGCACGAAGCGCGCCGCCGCCAAGCTGGTGGAGGAGCTGAACGATCGCGGCTTCAATGCCGCGGCCGTGCACGGCGACCTCAACCAGGAGCAGCGCGAGCGGGCGATGGCCGCCTTCAAGGCGGGCAAGAAGGACATCCTCATCGCGACCGACGTGGCGGCGCGCGGCATCGACGTCAACGACGTCACGCACGTCATCAACCACACGGTTCCGGATGATCACGACACGTACCTCCACCGCGCTGGCCGCACCGGCCGCGCCGGCAAGACCGGTATCGCGGTGACCTTCGTCGACTGGGCCGACATGCACAAGTGGGCCCTCATCAACCGGGCGCTCGAGATGGGCATCCCCGAGCCGGTCGAGACGTACTCCTCATCGCCGCACCTGTACACCGACCTCGACATCCCCGAGGGCTCGAAGGGCCGCCTCAAGGCGACCCCGATCCCGAAGGTCGAGAAGGAGGCCTCCCGGCCCCCGCGCGAGCGGGAGCGCACGCGGACGCGGTCGAATGGCTCCGGGGGCTCCGGCGGCTCTGGCGGCGAGCGTCGTGAGCGCACCGAGCGCGCCGAGCGTCCCGCCGGCGAGAACGCCACCACGAGCGGCGAGGGCGGCG
- a CDS encoding ferritin-like fold-containing protein, translating into MASWFRRRRPRVEAPTLTPRDTAAAALRVDLADLAPAPDLFLGHCAALHLTFVEQLTTAMSNAPRVADKDALARVTGVVLTRYLALVAEIERLQLDKSDIMAPHLDGVEEFERRTQGNSWQEQVASAHVTIGFLTDFWIRLAAGLPAELRDRAVAALGNGDLDGPVHRVLEREIAANPPLASRLALWCRRLVGDTMLQARSALVLHDDPARDESKIEPVFTELVAEHTRRMDRLGLTA; encoded by the coding sequence GTGGCTTCGTGGTTCCGTCGTCGACGACCTCGCGTGGAGGCTCCCACCCTCACGCCCCGCGACACCGCCGCGGCGGCCCTCCGGGTCGATCTGGCCGACCTCGCTCCGGCCCCCGACCTCTTCCTCGGGCACTGCGCCGCACTGCACCTGACCTTCGTCGAGCAGCTCACGACCGCCATGTCGAACGCCCCGCGGGTGGCCGACAAGGATGCCCTGGCTCGCGTCACCGGCGTCGTGCTCACCCGCTATCTCGCTCTCGTCGCCGAGATCGAGCGGCTGCAGCTCGACAAGAGCGACATCATGGCGCCGCACCTCGACGGGGTCGAGGAGTTCGAGCGCCGCACCCAGGGCAACTCCTGGCAGGAGCAGGTGGCGAGCGCCCACGTCACGATCGGGTTCCTCACCGACTTCTGGATCCGCCTCGCCGCGGGCCTGCCCGCCGAGCTGCGCGACCGTGCCGTGGCGGCCCTCGGCAACGGCGACCTCGACGGGCCGGTGCACCGCGTGCTCGAGCGCGAGATCGCCGCGAACCCTCCGCTGGCCTCGCGGCTCGCGCTCTGGTGCCGCCGCCTGGTGGGCGACACGATGCTCCAGGCCCGCTCGGCCCTCGTGCTGCACGACGACCCGGCGCGGGACGAGAGCAAGATCGAGCCCGTCTTCACCGAGCTGGTCGCCGAGCACACCCGGCGTATGGACCGCCTCGGCCTGACCGCCTAG
- a CDS encoding DUF3107 family protein: protein MDIRIGILNSPRELAFESSESAADIAATIAAAVEKGAPLVTLVDSKGKHYLVPTAAIGYVEIGNDSARKVGFVG from the coding sequence GTGGACATTCGCATCGGTATTCTCAACAGCCCCCGCGAGCTCGCCTTCGAGAGCTCGGAATCGGCCGCCGACATCGCGGCGACCATCGCGGCCGCCGTCGAGAAGGGTGCGCCACTCGTGACCCTCGTCGACAGCAAGGGCAAGCACTACCTGGTGCCGACCGCCGCGATCGGCTACGTCGAGATCGGCAACGACTCGGCCCGCAAGGTCGGCTTCGTCGGCTAG